Proteins co-encoded in one Malus sylvestris chromosome 7, drMalSylv7.2, whole genome shotgun sequence genomic window:
- the LOC126627974 gene encoding uncharacterized protein LOC126627974 has product MADQMKEDQLHQPHGSRNLEEAVPIFSDKSLPRRRRIKFCGIALAVVILQIVVIGVLCLTVFRFRDPKVTMAGISVENLSMVVGNPTTINVTLREEIKVKNANWGRLKYDQSVVVLSHEGVTVGEATVSKGSIAMRRSKEVSVSVEAKIDSGGGASGEIGSGVLNLKSYMKVSGKVEMVGMVRKRRSGKMDCSFTISLTRQAIQEFHCQ; this is encoded by the coding sequence ATGGCTGATCAGATGAAGGAAGACCAACTCCATCAGCCCCATGGCTCAAGGAATCTAGAAGAAGCGGTACCAATATTTTCTGACAAGTCACTTCCCCGGAGAAGAAGAATCAAATTCTGTGGGATTGCACTAGCAGTTGTCATCCTCCAAATTGTAGTCATTGGTGTGCTTTGCCTTACTGTGTTCCGATTCCGAGATCCTAAAGTCACGATGGCGGGAATTTCTGTGGAGAATTTGAGCATGGTGGTTGGGAATCCTACCACAATCAACGTGACGTTGAGGGAGGAGATTAAGGTGAAGAATGCAAACTGGGGTCGGCTAAAATATGACCAAAGTGTTGTGGTTTTGTCACATGAGGGTGTGACGGTTGGAGAAGCAACAGTTTCAAAAGGGTCTATTGCGATGAGGAGGAGCAAGGAGGTGAGCGTTTCGGTGGAGGCGAAGATTGATAGTGGTGGTGGAGCAAGCGGGGAGATTGGTTCTGGGGTTTTGAATTTGAAGAGCTATATGAAGGTGAGTGGGAAGGTGGAAATGGTGGGGATGGTGAGGAAAAGAAGAAGTGGGAAGATGGATTGCAGTTTCACTATTAGTTTGACCAGGCAGGCAATCCAGGAATTTCACTGCCAATGA